One Fundulus heteroclitus isolate FHET01 chromosome 11, MU-UCD_Fhet_4.1, whole genome shotgun sequence DNA segment encodes these proteins:
- the npas2 gene encoding neuronal PAS domain-containing protein 2, with protein sequence MDNLSDFGGPCPSTLREWDTNSCVEDLMDEDEKDRAKRASRNKSEKKRRDQFNVLIKELCTMLQGQGHPRKMDKSTILQRTIDFLQKQKDITAQNEICDVKQDWKPSFLSNEEFTQLMLEALDGFLVALTTDGNIIYVSDSVSSLIGHLPSDMVDQNILNFLPEREHGEVYKLLSSHMLMTDPVAADFLDSEAHIEFCCHLARGNIDPKEPPVYEYVKFVGDFKFHNNVPTSSCNGHELTLPRSLQSSLEEQVCLIATVRLVTPQFLKDLCNADDPCDEFTSRHSLEWKFLFLDHRASPIIGYLPFEVLGTSGYDYYHVDDLELIAQCHKQLMQFGKGKSCYYRFLTKGQQWIWLQTHYYITYHQWNSKPEFIVCTHTVVSYAEVRAERRRAFGLEELSPPEIAPSSVKAQELYLDICSTLDAKRDRNSGARSVSSHSSRKSSHTALSDSLSANSYTEACTPSWPSASVGAEKTPARLQPSDSKQQQSQQQPQQQQQQQQQQQQQQQQQQQQSSAYQLQQPQLGVMNQLKEQLEERTRILQADIKTQQQELHDIKEKLHLANLQMLLQQPIQNDFSQAQSQQQQQQQQQQGPGRPAQQNQNQNQNQNQNQSGVIRQHSGQPKPATCGAHSSSPHSSLRENTSPSTQVQQRIARSRQTQSVSLPMQTNTSLTTPFYSNPMMFSQTNTRPQQETNQRQTDNQFSHDGQLRMLLKQPMQTLVPTSSVTSQPSQCNMGISQTLYSLEQPITSFTMQQVNCNAVLVPSPVFTSPIMIPHNTFITHQAQSAYNSQPQASQHSVQLPQPQQFFQMAQGLVHGGSAPAFLHTTNVPQQGTMGYIQQQPQTQQLPLAQQQQQPQQQQQQHQQQRQYQHSQNQAGSVSDFRNMLTR encoded by the exons ATGGACAACCTTTCAGACTTCGGCGGCCCGTGCCCGTCCACCCTTAGAGAATGGGA TACCAACAGCTGCGTGGAGGACTTAATGGATGAAGATGAGAAGGACAGGGCAAAAAG AGCATCTCGCAACAAATccgaaaagaaaagaagagaccAATTCAATGTGCTCATCAAGGAGCTATGCACCATGCTGCAGGGTCAAGGCCATCCACGCAAGATGGACAAATCCACCATACTGCAGAGGACTATTGACTTcttacagaaacagaaag ACATCACTGCGCAGAATGAAATTTGTGACGTGAAGCAGGACTGGAAACCCTCATTCCTCAGTAATGAAGAGTTCACTCAGCTCATGTTAGAG GCCCTGGATGGTTTCCTCGTTGCATTGACAACAGATGGCAACATTATATATGTGTCTGACAGCGTGTCGTCACTTATTGGCCATCTACCG TCAGATATGGTGGACCAAAATATCTTGAATTTCCTCCCGGAGCGGGAACACGGGGAGGTGTATAAGCTGCTATCATCCCACATGCTGATGACTGACCCCGTTGCTGCTGATTTCCTTGACA GTGAGGCACATATTGAATTTTGCTGCCATCTAGCCAGGGGTAACATTGACCCCAAAGAGCCTCCTGTGTACGAGTATGTCAAGTTTGTTGGAGATTTCAAGTTTCATAACAATG TGCCTACATCTTCTTGTAACGGGCATGAACTGACGTTACCGAGAAGCCTGCAGTCGTCGCTGGAGGAGCAGGTCTGCCTCATAGCAACTGTACGATTAGTCACTCCACAGTTCCTGAAG GATTTGTGCAACGCGGATGATCCTTGTGACGAATTCACGTCCAGACACAGCCTTGAGTGGAAGTTCCTGTTTTTAGATCACAG AGCATCACCAATCATAGGCTATTTACCCTTTGAGGTTCTTGGAACTTCGGGCTATGATTACTATCATGTGGATGACTTGGAGCTAATAGCCCAGTGTCACAAGCAAT TAATGCAGTTTGGGAAGGGTAAATCCTGCTATTATCGCTTCCTGACCAAGGGACAGCAGTGGATTTGGCTGCAGACTCATTATTACATTACTTACCACCAGTGGAACTCCAAACCCGAGTTCATTGTCTGCACTCACACCGTTGTCAG TTACGCCGAAGTGCGAGCCGAACGGAGGAGAGCTTTCGGTCTGGAGGAGCTTTCGCCACCTGAGATCGCGCCGTCCTCTGTGAAG GCTCAGGAGCTGTACTTGGACATCTGCTCAACCCTGGATGCCAAGAGGGACAGAAACAGCGGTGCACGTTCGGTGTCCTCCCACAGCTCTCGGAAATCCTCCCACACTGCCCTGTCGGACTCTTTGT CAGCAAACTCCTACACAGAGGCCTGCACGCCATCGTGGCCGTCGGCTTCCGTCGGAGCTGAGAAGACACCTGCCAGActccagcccagcgactcaaaG CAGCAGCAATCACAACAGCaaccacagcagcagcaacaacaacaacaacaacagcagcagcagcagcagcagcagcagcagcagtcttcTGCGTATCAGCTGCAGCAGCCTCAGCTCGGCGTAATGAACCAGCTGAAAGAACAACTGGAGGAGAGGACGCGCATTCTGCAGGCCGACATCAAGACgcagcagcaggagctgcaCGACATTAAGGAGAAGCTCCATCTGGCTAATCTACAG ATGCTGTTACAGCAGCCTATCCAAAATGACTTCAGTCAGGCCCAatcgcagcagcagcagcagcagcagcagcagcagggcccAGGAAGGCCAgcgcagcagaaccagaaccagaaccagaaccagaaccagaaccagtccgGTGTCATCAGGCAGCACTCAGGCCAACCGAAACCAGCGACCTGTGGGGCTCACAGTTCATCTCCACACTCTTCTCTGAGAGAAAACACCTCACCGTCCACACAG GTTCAGCAGAGGATCGCTCGGAGCCGGCAGACCCAGTCAGTGAGTTTACCGATGCAGACGAACACGAGCCTGACGACGCCCTTCTACAGCAACCCTATGATGTTCTCCCAGACCAACACGAGGCCTCAGCAGGAGACAAACCAAAGACAGACAGATAACCAGTTCAGCCACGATGGACAACTACG GATGCTTCTCAAACAGCCGATGCAGACTCTAGTTCCTACCAGCAGCGTCACTTCACAGCCCTCCCAGTGCAACATGGGCATCTCCCAAACTCT GTACAGCTTGGAGCAGCCCATCACCTCGTTTACCATGCAACAGGTCAACTGCAACGCTGTGCTCGTGCCCTCCCCCGTCTTCACCTCCCCCATAATGATCCCGCACAACACCTTCATCACACACCAGGCCCAGTCGGCCTACAACAGCCAGCCTCAGGCCTCCCAGCACTCCGTTCAGCTCCCGCAGCCCCAGCAGTTCTTTCAG ATGGCTCAAGGACTCGTGCATGGAGGATCCGCTCCAGCTTTCCTACACACCACTAATGTCCCACAGCAAGGCACCATGGGATACATTCAGCAGCAGCCACAAACGCAGCAACTGCCACtggcacagcagcagcagcaaccacagcagcagcagcagcagcatcagcagcaaaGGCAGTACCAACATTCCCAAAACCAGGCAGGCAGCGTTTCAGACTTCAGGAACATGCTGACTCGGTAG